A window of the Megalopta genalis isolate 19385.01 chromosome 2, iyMegGena1_principal, whole genome shotgun sequence genome harbors these coding sequences:
- the LOC117228366 gene encoding protein stunted isoform X2, whose protein sequence is MAAWRQAGLNYINYSQIAARLVRQALKSDIRAEAAKRDDANVKFTAWKDGKPIKKV, encoded by the exons ATGGCTGCGTGGAGACAAGCAGGATTAAA ttACATCAATTATTCGCAAATTGCTGCGAGGCTTGTTAGGCAAGCCCTGAAATCTGATATTAGGGCAGAAGCTGCAAAACGCGATGACGCAAACGTGAAATTTACTGCATGGAAAGATGGTAAACCAATTA AAAAAGTCTAA
- the LOC117228366 gene encoding protein stunted isoform X1, with amino-acid sequence MAAWRQAGLNYINYSQIAARLVRQALKSDIRAEAAKRDDANVKFTAWKDGKPITERQ; translated from the exons ATGGCTGCGTGGAGACAAGCAGGATTAAA ttACATCAATTATTCGCAAATTGCTGCGAGGCTTGTTAGGCAAGCCCTGAAATCTGATATTAGGGCAGAAGCTGCAAAACGCGATGACGCAAACGTGAAATTTACTGCATGGAAAGATGGTAAACCAATTA CTGAAAGGCAATAG
- the TH1 gene encoding negative elongation factor complex member TH1 isoform X2, producing MESDYDENHGGWTDEMARTNEDCGGEDSFDNPQEILNECLDKFKTPDYIMEPGIFMQLKRYFQAGGNPEQVIELLSKNYTACAQMANLLAEWLILAGVKVSDVQAMVENNLKDMILKTFDPKKADKIFTEEGETPAWLTEMIQHPTWRSLIYRLAEEYPDCLMLNFTIKLISDAGFQGEITSISTAAQQIEVFSRVLKTAIAGFLQNTEDWQSSIQECAKMVCHGQHTYVYSQVLLQILAQESRGGFMMKRLSQEITKCAQQNHHDVTPITMALNGASSSPSACQALASMLSRNTLNPADISVLFRNYSTAEPPPIELLRNPQFLELLVDALFKPGVKINPEHKPKYIYLLAYAASVCDIPAKKGHARKLNKDDLKTTIQAIEKVHNICNINKGSTELVAELHTLYQCIRFPVVSVGVIRWVECTVTEPSYFKLCTEHCPVHLALLDEVVVCHPLLHPKVLQLLVQLFESKQDELEILVQLEMKKMLIDRMVNLLSKGCVVPVVCYIKQCWQRGDTDVSLIRYFVTEVLEAIAPPYTAEFVHLFLPMVEDEEITGTMRGDSDNDLVSEFIVHCKAHCPTIR from the exons ATGGAATCTGATTATGATGAAAATCATGGTGGTTGGACAGACGAAATGGCGAGAACGAATGAAGATTGTGGGGGTGAAGATAGCTTCGATAATCCCCAAGAGATTTTAAATGAATGTTTAGATAAATTTAAAACTCCTGATTATATCATGGAACCTGGTATATTTATGCAACTCAAGAG ATACTTTCAAGCCGGTGGTAATCCGGAACAAGTAATAGAATTGCTGTCAAAAAATTACACTGCCTGTGCTCAAATGGCAAATCTCCTAGCAGAATGGCTAATTCTTGCTGGAGTAAAAGTTTCAGACGTTCAAGCAATggtagaaaataatttgaaggatATGATATTGAAAACTTTTGATCCTAAAAAGGCAGATAAAATTTTCACAGAGGAGGGTGAA ACTCCTGCCTGGTTAActgaaatgattcagcatcccACCTGGAGATCCCTTATTTATAGGCTTGCAGAAGAATATCCTGATTGCTTGATGTTGAATTTTACTATAAAG CTTATATCTGATGCAGGATTCCAAGGTGAAATTACAAGCATTTCGACAGCAGCACAACAAATAGAAGTATTTTCACGAGTTCTAAAAACTGCGATCGCTGGTTTTCTACAAAATACAGAAGATTGGCAATCCAGCATACAAGAATGCGCG aaaatggtatgtcatgGACAACATACTTACGTCTATAGCCAAGTATTGTTACAAATTCTGGCGCAAGAATCACGTGGTGGATTCATGATGAAAAGACTTTCTCAAGAGATCACCAAATGTGCTCAACAAAA CCACCATGATGTTACTCCAATAACAATGGCGTTAAACGGAGCTTCGAGTAGCCCTAGTGCATGTCAAGCATTGGCATCTATGTTATCGCGGAATACTTTAAATCCTGCAGACATTAGTGTATTATTTCGAAATTATTCCACTGCGGAACCACCTCCCATAGAATTACTTAGAAATCCACAATTTCTAG AATTGTTGGTCGACGCCCTTTTCAAACCCGGAGTCAAAATCAATCCCGAACATAAGCcaaagtatatttatttattggctTATGCAGCTAGCGTGTGCGATATACCAGCTAAAAAAGGCCATGCACGCAAATTAAACAAAGACGATTTAAAAACAACTATACAGGCTATTGAGAAAGTGCACAATATTTGTAACATTAATAAGGGATCCACTGAATTGGTGGCCGAATTGCATACTTTATACCAATGCATAAG ATTTCCTGTTGTAAGTGTAGGTGTAATTAGGTGGGTAGAATGCACTGTAACAGAACCATCGTACTTCAAATTATGCACAGAACACTGTCCTGTACACCTTGCGTTGCTAGATGAGGTTGTCGTCTGTCATCCGCTATTGCATCCGAAAGTGCTGCAACTTCTTGTACAGTTGTTTGAAAGTAAGCAGGATGAATTAGAGATCCTTGTACAG TTGGAAATGAAGAAAATGTTAATTGACAGAATGGTCAATCTATTAAGTAAAGGTTGTGTGGTGCCTGTGGTATGTTATATCAAACAATGTTGGCAACGAGGAGATACAGATGTTTCCTTAATTAGATATTTCGTTACAGAG gTTTTAGAAGCAATTGCTCCACCGTACACAGCTGAATTCGTTCACTTATTTTTACCGATGGTGGAGGACGAAGAAATTACAGGAACAATGCGTGGCGATAGCGATAATGATCTTGTTTCAGAATTTATTG TACACTGTAAAGCACATTGCCCTACCATAAGGTGA
- the TH1 gene encoding negative elongation factor complex member TH1 isoform X1, translating to MESDYDENHGGWTDEMARTNEDCGGEDSFDNPQEILNECLDKFKTPDYIMEPGIFMQLKRYFQAGGNPEQVIELLSKNYTACAQMANLLAEWLILAGVKVSDVQAMVENNLKDMILKTFDPKKADKIFTEEGETPAWLTEMIQHPTWRSLIYRLAEEYPDCLMLNFTIKLISDAGFQGEITSISTAAQQIEVFSRVLKTAIAGFLQNTEDWQSSIQECAKMVCHGQHTYVYSQVLLQILAQESRGGFMMKRLSQEITKCAQQNHHDVTPITMALNGASSSPSACQALASMLSRNTLNPADISVLFRNYSTAEPPPIELLRNPQFLELLVDALFKPGVKINPEHKPKYIYLLAYAASVCDIPAKKGHARKLNKDDLKTTIQAIEKVHNICNINKGSTELVAELHTLYQCIRFPVVSVGVIRWVECTVTEPSYFKLCTEHCPVHLALLDEVVVCHPLLHPKVLQLLVQLFESKQDELEILVQLEMKKMLIDRMVNLLSKGCVVPVVCYIKQCWQRGDTDVSLIRYFVTEVLEAIAPPYTAEFVHLFLPMVEDEEITGTMRGDSDNDLVSEFIGKYRSIKNYKLQKLL from the exons ATGGAATCTGATTATGATGAAAATCATGGTGGTTGGACAGACGAAATGGCGAGAACGAATGAAGATTGTGGGGGTGAAGATAGCTTCGATAATCCCCAAGAGATTTTAAATGAATGTTTAGATAAATTTAAAACTCCTGATTATATCATGGAACCTGGTATATTTATGCAACTCAAGAG ATACTTTCAAGCCGGTGGTAATCCGGAACAAGTAATAGAATTGCTGTCAAAAAATTACACTGCCTGTGCTCAAATGGCAAATCTCCTAGCAGAATGGCTAATTCTTGCTGGAGTAAAAGTTTCAGACGTTCAAGCAATggtagaaaataatttgaaggatATGATATTGAAAACTTTTGATCCTAAAAAGGCAGATAAAATTTTCACAGAGGAGGGTGAA ACTCCTGCCTGGTTAActgaaatgattcagcatcccACCTGGAGATCCCTTATTTATAGGCTTGCAGAAGAATATCCTGATTGCTTGATGTTGAATTTTACTATAAAG CTTATATCTGATGCAGGATTCCAAGGTGAAATTACAAGCATTTCGACAGCAGCACAACAAATAGAAGTATTTTCACGAGTTCTAAAAACTGCGATCGCTGGTTTTCTACAAAATACAGAAGATTGGCAATCCAGCATACAAGAATGCGCG aaaatggtatgtcatgGACAACATACTTACGTCTATAGCCAAGTATTGTTACAAATTCTGGCGCAAGAATCACGTGGTGGATTCATGATGAAAAGACTTTCTCAAGAGATCACCAAATGTGCTCAACAAAA CCACCATGATGTTACTCCAATAACAATGGCGTTAAACGGAGCTTCGAGTAGCCCTAGTGCATGTCAAGCATTGGCATCTATGTTATCGCGGAATACTTTAAATCCTGCAGACATTAGTGTATTATTTCGAAATTATTCCACTGCGGAACCACCTCCCATAGAATTACTTAGAAATCCACAATTTCTAG AATTGTTGGTCGACGCCCTTTTCAAACCCGGAGTCAAAATCAATCCCGAACATAAGCcaaagtatatttatttattggctTATGCAGCTAGCGTGTGCGATATACCAGCTAAAAAAGGCCATGCACGCAAATTAAACAAAGACGATTTAAAAACAACTATACAGGCTATTGAGAAAGTGCACAATATTTGTAACATTAATAAGGGATCCACTGAATTGGTGGCCGAATTGCATACTTTATACCAATGCATAAG ATTTCCTGTTGTAAGTGTAGGTGTAATTAGGTGGGTAGAATGCACTGTAACAGAACCATCGTACTTCAAATTATGCACAGAACACTGTCCTGTACACCTTGCGTTGCTAGATGAGGTTGTCGTCTGTCATCCGCTATTGCATCCGAAAGTGCTGCAACTTCTTGTACAGTTGTTTGAAAGTAAGCAGGATGAATTAGAGATCCTTGTACAG TTGGAAATGAAGAAAATGTTAATTGACAGAATGGTCAATCTATTAAGTAAAGGTTGTGTGGTGCCTGTGGTATGTTATATCAAACAATGTTGGCAACGAGGAGATACAGATGTTTCCTTAATTAGATATTTCGTTACAGAG gTTTTAGAAGCAATTGCTCCACCGTACACAGCTGAATTCGTTCACTTATTTTTACCGATGGTGGAGGACGAAGAAATTACAGGAACAATGCGTGGCGATAGCGATAATGATCTTGTTTCAGAATTTATTGGTAAGTATCGTtcgattaaaaattacaaattacaaaaattacttTAA
- the LOC117228363 gene encoding E3 ubiquitin-protein ligase ZNRF2, with translation MGAKPSTVTQSAGGNGQSSTGENETTMQSYSVLRSLPGGVTMLQHQHQQGNQSQTSRVSGDSRQRARSLSSVPDLSSGEQSSLASSVGVGVGQALGLPQLDSDDADEDGGRVYAAHSLPSHIWSLNGLQCPVCSKFILPDDIECHLVMCLTKPRLSYNEDVLSDEKGECVICLEDLQPGDVIARLPCLCIYHKNCIDKWFQVNRSCPEHPGD, from the exons ATGGGAGCTAAACCAAGCACTGTAACACAATCCGCTGGAGGCAATGGGCAATCCTCTACTGGAGAGAACGAGACAACTATGCAGAGTTATTCTGTGCTCCGCTCTCTACCTGGAGGTGTTACCATGTTGCAACATCAACATCAGCAAGGCAATCAATCTCAGACTTCTCGAGTATCTGGGGATAGTAGGCAACGTGCTCGTTCATTGAGTTCAGTGCCAGACCTTTCTTCCGGAGAACAAAGTAGTCTTGCTTCCTCTGTTGGTGTTGGAGTTGGCCAAGCGCTTGGTCTACCACAACTTGATTCAGATGATGCCGATGAAGATGGTGGACGCGTCTATGCTGCCCATAGCTTGCCTTCTCATATTTGGTCCCTCAACG GTCTACAGTGTCCTGTATGCTCCAAATTTATTCTACCGGATGATATAGAATGTCACCTGGTCATGTGCCTGACCAAACCACGTCTTAGTTACAATG aAGATGTATTGTCCGATGAGAAAGGCGAGTGTGTTATCTGTCTTGAAGATTTACAACCTGGTGATGTTATAGCCCGTTTACCATGCCtttgtatatatcataaaaa CTGCATTGATAAATGGTTTCAAGTGAATCGTAGTTGCCCGGAGCATCCTGGGGATTGA